One stretch of Chloroflexia bacterium SDU3-3 DNA includes these proteins:
- a CDS encoding TerC family protein, protein MIWLWVGFNLFVLAMLALDLGVFHRHSHAVSVREAATWSVVWISLAMLFNVGIYFFWGQLVPGSTLSNSDAALSFLTGYLIEKSLSVDNIFVFALIFGFFAVPAHYQHRVLFWGILGALVMRGAMIGVGAALIHEFHWIIWIFGAFLIFTGIRMAMHQDAEIHPENNPLIKLVRRMIPVTENYEGDRFFIRRAGKLLATPLLLVLIVVETTDLVFAVDSIPAIFAVTSDPFLVYTSNVFAILGLRSLYFLLAGVMDKFHYLKLGLSVVLVFVGVKMLLPDVSELLTGVSYKMPTALSLGVIGLVLGGSVVASLVRARREESREAAGKLAA, encoded by the coding sequence ATGATCTGGCTGTGGGTCGGCTTTAACCTCTTCGTCCTCGCCATGCTCGCGCTCGACCTGGGCGTGTTCCACCGACATTCGCACGCCGTATCTGTCCGCGAGGCTGCCACATGGAGCGTGGTCTGGATCTCGCTGGCCATGCTGTTCAACGTCGGCATCTACTTCTTCTGGGGTCAGCTCGTGCCCGGCAGCACCCTCTCGAATAGCGATGCGGCGCTGTCATTCCTCACCGGCTACCTGATCGAGAAGTCGCTGAGCGTGGACAACATCTTCGTGTTCGCGCTGATCTTCGGCTTCTTCGCAGTGCCCGCGCACTACCAGCACCGCGTGCTGTTCTGGGGCATCCTGGGCGCGCTGGTGATGCGCGGCGCGATGATCGGCGTGGGCGCGGCGCTCATCCACGAGTTCCACTGGATCATCTGGATCTTCGGCGCGTTCCTGATCTTCACCGGCATCCGCATGGCTATGCACCAAGATGCCGAGATCCACCCCGAGAACAACCCGCTGATCAAGCTGGTGCGCCGCATGATCCCCGTGACCGAAAACTACGAGGGCGACCGCTTCTTCATCCGCCGCGCGGGCAAACTGCTGGCCACGCCGCTGCTGCTGGTGCTGATCGTGGTGGAGACGACCGACCTGGTGTTTGCGGTGGACTCGATCCCGGCGATCTTCGCGGTGACAAGCGACCCCTTCCTGGTCTATACCTCAAACGTGTTCGCCATCCTGGGCCTGCGCTCGCTGTACTTCCTGCTGGCCGGGGTGATGGATAAGTTCCACTACCTCAAGCTGGGCCTCTCGGTGGTGCTAGTGTTCGTGGGCGTCAAGATGCTGCTGCCCGACGTGAGCGAGCTGCTCACCGGCGTGTCGTACAAGATGCCCACGGCGCTCTCGCTGGGCGTGATCGGCCTAGTGCTCGGCGGCTCGGTGGTGGCGTCGCTGGTGCGCGCCCGCCGCGAGGAGTCTCGCGAGGCCGCTGGCAAGCTGGCGGCGTAG
- a CDS encoding aminomethyl-transferring glycine dehydrogenase subunit GcvPA, which translates to MSHYISLTDADRAAMLKAIGVEQIDDLFADVPAEVRFPEVQLPQPMSEMAIRRELAALSGANADAAKQSIFLGAGAYNHFVPSAVDQILRRAEFYTAYTPYQPEVSQGTLQAIFEYQSMICRLTGMDVANASHYDGGTALAEAAIMAVASLRGRRKVVVPPSVNPQYRAIIRTLLQGTEIEIVGDENPEATPAQLAAQLDSSTAALIVQSPDFFGALHDLRPLVEQAHAAGALLIHHFDPIALALFQTPGEARADIATAEGQPLGGGLGFGGPYLGIFTSSEKYMRKLPGRLTGATLDVDGKLAYVLTLRAREQDIRRETATSNICTNQALMALASTVYMALMGRQGLRKVAELCYHRAHYAAAQIATIPGFSVRGDGPFFKEFVVQCPQPVAQINARLLERGIVGGYDLAQDYPHLGDAMLLCVTEMNSREDIDALLDALRG; encoded by the coding sequence GTGTCCCACTATATTTCCCTCACCGACGCAGATCGCGCCGCAATGCTCAAGGCCATCGGCGTCGAGCAGATTGACGACCTGTTTGCGGATGTCCCCGCCGAGGTACGATTCCCCGAGGTCCAGCTGCCCCAGCCCATGTCCGAGATGGCCATCCGCCGCGAGCTGGCCGCGCTCTCGGGCGCGAATGCCGACGCGGCCAAGCAGAGCATCTTCCTAGGCGCGGGCGCGTACAACCACTTTGTGCCCAGCGCGGTCGACCAGATCCTGCGCCGCGCCGAGTTCTACACCGCCTACACGCCCTACCAGCCCGAGGTTAGCCAGGGCACGCTCCAGGCGATCTTCGAGTACCAGAGCATGATCTGCCGCCTGACCGGCATGGATGTGGCCAACGCCTCGCACTACGACGGCGGCACGGCCCTGGCCGAGGCCGCGATCATGGCCGTGGCCTCGCTGCGCGGTCGCCGCAAGGTGGTGGTGCCGCCCAGCGTGAACCCGCAGTACCGCGCGATCATCCGCACGCTGCTGCAGGGCACCGAGATCGAGATCGTGGGCGACGAGAACCCCGAGGCTACCCCAGCCCAGCTGGCCGCCCAGCTCGACAGCTCCACCGCCGCGCTGATCGTGCAGAGCCCCGACTTCTTCGGCGCGCTCCACGACCTGCGCCCGCTGGTCGAGCAGGCCCACGCCGCAGGCGCGCTGCTCATCCACCACTTCGACCCGATCGCCCTGGCGCTGTTCCAGACCCCCGGCGAGGCCCGCGCCGACATCGCCACCGCCGAGGGACAGCCCCTGGGCGGCGGCCTGGGCTTCGGCGGGCCATACCTGGGCATCTTCACCAGCTCCGAGAAGTACATGCGCAAGCTGCCGGGCCGCCTGACCGGCGCGACGCTGGATGTGGATGGCAAGCTGGCCTACGTGCTCACGCTGCGCGCCCGCGAGCAGGACATCCGCCGCGAGACAGCCACATCCAACATCTGCACCAACCAAGCCCTGATGGCGCTGGCATCCACGGTGTATATGGCGCTGATGGGCCGCCAGGGCCTGCGCAAGGTGGCCGAGCTGTGCTACCACCGCGCCCACTACGCCGCCGCCCAGATCGCCACGATCCCCGGCTTCAGCGTGCGCGGCGATGGCCCGTTCTTCAAGGAGTTCGTGGTGCAGTGCCCGCAGCCGGTGGCCCAGATCAACGCGCGCCTGCTGGAGCGCGGCATTGTGGGCGGCTACGACCTGGCGCAGGACTACCCGCACCTGGGCGACGCCATGCTGCTGTGCGTGACCGAGATGAACAGCCGCGAGGATATCGACGCGCTTCTGGATGCGCTGCGCGGCTAG
- a CDS encoding radical SAM protein, protein MRRSELATPMPDGRWQCSTCQWRCALAEGERGRCLLRVGVADGIEVENDGMISAAVVGPVEDYRLWHMLPGAQVFALGGWGYAFPNDQQRAPYASIPDDPAKQRRLPPEKAAQFALDRLCRGVVWAFNDPVISHEFVMEVLQISRASSRFTAIVTNGYETLEAMDRIGHYLDAVSLDLRAFDDAAYTRLAGVGSWRGILDVVAHAKRRWGCHVEVTTRIHPGVNDAPEQVGAMAAWIRDTLGAHTAWHVLPGDAGAAAAQSAARTKRIGHDTGLKYIYGADPQQNTLCPSCGNTLIDRTSGPSRITGLGEGGGCTRCGQAAEIRTSIFKR, encoded by the coding sequence ATGCGTCGTTCAGAGCTGGCCACCCCCATGCCGGATGGGCGGTGGCAGTGTAGTACTTGCCAGTGGCGCTGCGCCCTCGCCGAGGGCGAGCGCGGACGCTGCCTGCTGCGCGTCGGGGTGGCCGACGGCATCGAGGTGGAAAACGACGGCATGATCAGCGCCGCCGTGGTCGGACCGGTCGAAGACTACCGCCTGTGGCACATGCTGCCGGGGGCGCAGGTGTTCGCCCTGGGCGGCTGGGGCTACGCCTTCCCCAACGATCAGCAGCGTGCGCCCTACGCCAGCATCCCCGACGACCCGGCCAAGCAGCGCCGCCTGCCGCCCGAGAAGGCCGCCCAGTTTGCGCTCGATCGGCTGTGCCGCGGCGTGGTGTGGGCCTTCAACGACCCCGTGATCTCGCACGAGTTCGTGATGGAGGTGCTGCAGATCAGCCGCGCATCCAGCCGCTTCACCGCGATCGTCACCAATGGCTACGAGACGCTGGAGGCCATGGATCGGATCGGCCACTACCTGGATGCGGTGAGCCTGGACCTGCGGGCCTTCGACGACGCGGCCTACACGCGGCTGGCCGGCGTGGGCAGCTGGCGCGGCATCCTAGATGTGGTGGCCCACGCCAAGCGGCGCTGGGGCTGCCATGTGGAGGTGACAACCCGCATCCACCCCGGCGTGAACGACGCCCCCGAGCAGGTGGGCGCGATGGCCGCCTGGATCCGCGACACCCTGGGCGCGCACACCGCCTGGCACGTGCTGCCGGGCGACGCGGGCGCGGCGGCGGCCCAGTCGGCGGCGCGCACCAAGCGGATCGGCCACGACACCGGCCTGAAGTATATCTACGGGGCCGACCCCCAGCAGAACACGCTCTGCCCCTCGTGCGGCAACACGCTGATCGACCGCACCAGCGGCCCCTCGCGCATCACCGGGCTGGGCGAGGGCGGCGGCTGCACCCGCTGCGGCCAGGCCGCCGAGATCCGCACCTCGATCTTCAAGCGCTAG
- the gcvT gene encoding glycine cleavage system aminomethyltransferase GcvT yields the protein MGAETLARTPLYGRHVALGARMVPFGGWEMPVQYSGIVDEHHAVRKAAGLFDISHMGEVYVGGRDALAFLQHICTQDVATIGPGQANYSLLCYPSGGIVDDIFIYNLVDEYLVVVNASNIAKDVAWMRQNAEGFEVTIDDASARMAMLALQGPLAEAILTEAADVDVVALPFHAVTRGALFENIPALIARTGYTGEDGFELFVGNGYAESLWDQLLLIGAEHGLKPCGLGARDSLRFEACLALYGHEIADTINPYEAKLGWVVKLAKGDFVGAEALRQIKAQGVARKLVGFEMVGRGIARGEYEIRSVDGAPAGLVTTGMPAPTLGKNLGLGLVPAALSAEGSEFDVVVREKPIRARVVKTPFYRPQYKK from the coding sequence ATGGGCGCGGAGACGCTGGCGCGGACGCCGCTCTACGGGCGGCACGTGGCGCTTGGGGCGCGCATGGTGCCCTTCGGCGGTTGGGAGATGCCCGTGCAGTACTCGGGCATCGTGGATGAGCACCACGCGGTGCGCAAGGCCGCCGGGCTGTTCGACATCAGCCACATGGGCGAGGTGTATGTGGGCGGCAGGGATGCGCTGGCCTTCCTGCAGCATATCTGCACGCAGGATGTGGCCACCATCGGCCCCGGCCAGGCCAACTACTCGCTGCTCTGCTACCCCAGCGGCGGGATCGTGGATGACATCTTCATCTACAACCTAGTGGATGAGTACCTAGTGGTGGTAAACGCATCCAACATCGCCAAGGATGTGGCCTGGATGCGCCAGAACGCCGAGGGCTTCGAGGTGACGATCGACGACGCCTCGGCCCGCATGGCCATGCTGGCGCTGCAAGGCCCCCTGGCCGAGGCCATCCTCACCGAGGCCGCCGATGTGGATGTGGTGGCCCTGCCGTTCCACGCCGTCACGCGCGGCGCGCTGTTCGAGAACATCCCCGCGCTGATCGCCCGAACCGGCTACACCGGCGAGGACGGCTTCGAGCTGTTCGTGGGCAATGGCTACGCCGAGTCACTCTGGGATCAGCTGCTGCTGATCGGGGCCGAGCACGGGCTGAAGCCCTGCGGCCTAGGCGCGCGCGACAGCCTGCGTTTCGAGGCCTGCCTGGCGCTGTACGGCCACGAGATTGCGGATACAATAAACCCGTACGAGGCCAAGCTCGGCTGGGTGGTGAAGCTCGCCAAGGGCGACTTCGTCGGGGCCGAGGCGCTGCGCCAGATCAAGGCGCAAGGCGTGGCCCGCAAGCTTGTGGGCTTCGAGATGGTCGGGCGCGGCATCGCCCGTGGCGAGTACGAGATCCGCAGCGTGGATGGCGCGCCTGCGGGCCTCGTCACCACCGGCATGCCCGCCCCGACCCTGGGCAAAAACCTGGGCCTTGGGCTCGTGCCCGCCGCGCTGAGCGCCGAGGGCAGCGAGTTCGATGTGGTCGTGCGCGAGAAGCCCATCCGAGCCAGGGTGGTGAAGACACCATTCTACCGGCCTCAGTACAAGAAGTAG
- a CDS encoding glycine dehydrogenase subunit 2, translating into MDTYQPPIFELSSPGKIGVNLPEADVPVAALPAELLRQDDLAGMPELTEPEVIRHYTRISQRNFCIDTTFYPLGSCTMKYNPKLHEEAARLPGFAAAHPLQGEQLSQGALRLMYELQRDLAELSGFDAVSLQPAAGAQGELTGILVFRAYHQDRGDTARTEILVPNAAHGTNPATAAMVGYKVVEVKSDERGNVDIADLKAKLSPRTAGMMLTNPNTVGLFEENIREISQLVHAAGGLMYGDGANFNAILGIVKPGEVGFDFMHYNLHKTFTTPHGGGGPGAGAVGCSAALAPFLPGPRAAKRADGQGYAWETPAKSIGRVKTFWGNFGMLVRAWVYIRTLGAQGLREVSEVAVLNANYVRVKLQGTYPAAYDRICMHEAVLKGQIEGAPEARTLDIAKRLIDFGYHPPTVYFPLIVPEALMIEPTETESKQTLDSFIEAMLAIADEARRDIEILHQAPVTTPVRRLDEVRAARQPILSYNAEKIAKLRAEGEAKASAK; encoded by the coding sequence ATGGACACCTACCAGCCACCTATTTTTGAGCTTTCGTCGCCGGGCAAGATCGGCGTGAACTTGCCCGAGGCCGATGTGCCCGTGGCCGCGCTGCCCGCCGAGCTGCTGCGCCAGGATGACCTGGCGGGCATGCCCGAGCTGACCGAGCCAGAGGTCATCCGCCACTACACGCGGATCAGCCAGCGCAACTTCTGCATCGACACCACGTTCTACCCGCTTGGCTCGTGCACCATGAAGTACAACCCCAAGCTGCACGAGGAGGCCGCGCGCCTTCCCGGCTTCGCCGCCGCCCACCCGCTGCAGGGCGAGCAGCTCTCGCAGGGGGCGCTGCGCCTGATGTACGAGCTGCAGCGCGATCTGGCCGAGCTGAGCGGCTTCGACGCCGTGTCGCTCCAGCCCGCCGCTGGTGCGCAGGGCGAGCTGACCGGCATCCTGGTGTTTCGCGCCTACCACCAGGATCGCGGCGACACCGCCCGCACCGAGATCTTGGTGCCCAACGCCGCCCACGGCACCAACCCGGCCACCGCCGCGATGGTGGGCTACAAGGTGGTGGAGGTGAAGAGCGACGAGCGCGGCAATGTCGATATCGCCGACCTAAAGGCCAAGCTCTCGCCCCGCACGGCGGGCATGATGCTGACCAACCCCAACACCGTCGGCCTGTTCGAGGAGAACATCCGCGAGATCTCGCAGCTGGTGCACGCGGCGGGCGGCCTGATGTACGGCGACGGCGCGAACTTCAACGCCATCCTGGGCATCGTGAAGCCCGGCGAGGTCGGCTTCGACTTCATGCACTACAACCTGCACAAGACCTTCACCACGCCCCACGGCGGCGGCGGCCCCGGTGCGGGCGCGGTGGGCTGCTCGGCGGCGCTCGCGCCGTTCCTGCCCGGCCCGCGCGCGGCCAAGCGCGCCGATGGCCAGGGCTATGCCTGGGAGACGCCCGCCAAGAGCATCGGGCGTGTGAAGACGTTCTGGGGTAACTTCGGCATGCTGGTGCGGGCCTGGGTCTATATCCGCACGCTGGGCGCGCAGGGCCTGCGCGAGGTGAGCGAGGTGGCTGTGCTGAACGCCAACTATGTGCGCGTCAAGCTCCAGGGCACCTACCCCGCCGCCTACGACCGCATCTGCATGCACGAGGCCGTGCTCAAGGGCCAGATCGAGGGCGCTCCCGAGGCCCGCACGCTGGACATCGCCAAGCGCCTGATCGACTTCGGCTACCACCCGCCGACGGTCTACTTCCCGCTGATCGTGCCCGAGGCGCTGATGATCGAGCCGACCGAGACCGAGAGCAAGCAGACGCTGGACAGCTTCATCGAGGCCATGCTGGCGATCGCCGACGAGGCCCGCCGCGACATCGAGATCCTGCACCAGGCCCCCGTCACCACGCCGGTGCGGCGGCTGGATGAGGTGCGCGCCGCACGCCAGCCCATCCTCTCGTACAACGCCGAGAAGATCGCCAAGCTGCGCGCCGAGGGCGAGGCCAAGGCCAGCGCCAAGTAG
- a CDS encoding glycosyltransferase family 4 protein, producing MKVLMISHSLVTRSNHRLPEELARIPGVELEVFTPEWWPEESRNVRQEKLTDPYYRVRLGRAWFPRAPLPNEFVFRSGLANAIRQFQPDLIDASEEPFSAVMGQILLLRRALAPRSRLVFYSFQNILKRYPPPFSTIERWAFREAAAACVSVREIGDVLRRKGYAGEVAINPPGVDEALFRPLPGVRSEVRAALGIAPEAQVLGYLGRLTPEKGIEELVGSLAEQPGVRALIIGGGDRVPIETQARKLGVADRLVFTGPVNRLDMPRYFAAMDALTVPSRTTPRWKEQFGRVVAEAMLCGVPVLGSNSGSIPEVLAGNGVIFPERSSSALADAAWLVLGQPQFAQTMAEKARAYALEHYTWGQVAAQRHEVYRRVLGEG from the coding sequence ATGAAAGTGCTGATGATCTCCCACTCGCTCGTGACGCGCTCGAACCACCGCCTGCCCGAGGAGCTGGCCCGCATCCCAGGGGTCGAGCTAGAGGTGTTCACGCCCGAGTGGTGGCCCGAGGAGAGCCGCAACGTGCGGCAGGAGAAGCTGACCGACCCCTACTACCGCGTGCGCCTGGGCCGCGCGTGGTTCCCGCGTGCGCCCCTGCCCAACGAATTTGTGTTCCGCAGCGGGCTGGCCAATGCCATCCGCCAGTTCCAGCCCGACCTGATCGACGCCAGCGAGGAGCCGTTCAGCGCGGTGATGGGCCAGATCCTGCTGCTGCGCCGGGCGCTGGCCCCCCGGTCGCGGCTGGTCTTCTACTCGTTCCAGAACATCCTCAAGCGCTACCCGCCGCCCTTCAGCACAATCGAGCGCTGGGCCTTCCGCGAGGCCGCCGCCGCCTGCGTCTCGGTGCGCGAGATCGGCGATGTGCTGCGACGCAAAGGCTACGCGGGCGAGGTGGCGATCAATCCGCCCGGGGTGGATGAGGCGCTGTTCCGCCCGCTGCCCGGCGTGCGCAGCGAGGTGCGCGCCGCGCTAGGCATCGCGCCCGAGGCGCAGGTGCTGGGCTACCTGGGCCGCCTCACCCCCGAGAAGGGCATCGAGGAGCTGGTGGGGTCGCTGGCCGAGCAGCCCGGCGTGCGCGCCCTGATCATCGGCGGCGGCGACCGCGTGCCGATCGAGACCCAGGCCCGCAAGCTGGGCGTGGCCGACCGGCTGGTGTTCACTGGCCCGGTGAACCGGCTGGACATGCCGCGCTACTTTGCGGCCATGGATGCGCTGACCGTGCCCTCGCGCACCACGCCGCGCTGGAAAGAGCAGTTTGGCCGGGTGGTGGCCGAGGCCATGCTGTGCGGCGTGCCGGTGCTGGGCAGCAACAGCGGCTCCATCCCCGAGGTTCTGGCGGGCAACGGCGTGATCTTCCCCGAGCGCAGCTCCAGCGCCCTGGCCGACGCGGCCTGGCTGGTGCTGGGCCAGCCGCAGTTCGCCCAGACCATGGCAGAGAAAGCCCGCGCCTACGCGCTGGAGCACTACACCTGGGGGCAGGTGGCCGCGCAGCGCCACGAGGTCTACCGCCGCGTGCTGGGCGAGGGCTAG
- the gcvH gene encoding glycine cleavage system protein GcvH, whose amino-acid sequence MSFKIPADLQYTKSHEWIRIEGDEALVGITDYAQNTLGDVVFVDLKEVGTTLAAEDTFGAIESVKAASDLFLPVDGEIIAVNSEVVDEPELINSDPYSDGWLVKIRLSAGSVGALMSADAYQKYLDSLDH is encoded by the coding sequence ATGTCCTTCAAGATCCCGGCAGACCTTCAGTACACCAAGTCGCACGAGTGGATCCGCATCGAGGGCGATGAGGCGCTGGTCGGCATCACCGACTACGCCCAGAACACGCTTGGCGATGTGGTCTTTGTCGATCTGAAAGAGGTCGGCACCACGCTGGCCGCCGAGGATACCTTTGGCGCGATCGAGTCGGTCAAGGCCGCATCCGACCTGTTCCTTCCCGTGGATGGCGAGATCATCGCCGTGAATAGCGAGGTGGTCGATGAGCCAGAGCTGATCAACAGCGACCCCTACAGCGATGGCTGGCTGGTGAAGATCCGCCTGAGCGCGGGCAGCGTCGGCGCGCTGATGAGCGCCGATGCCTACCAGAAGTACCTCGACTCGCTCGACCACTAG
- a CDS encoding alpha/beta hydrolase, which produces MAELRQPWPIIAHENARLASYTGRREQEKARMPSTTYAGHTITWAEHSQGAQTIILIHGYSDSQLGWGAMLDQLDQLGRCVTLDLPGHGRATAPQGYRTLAQADMLAMMGQAVAQIADGTPITLVGHSTGGLVALGVAATQRQLPIARLVLIDSVVWGPLTGLLGAAQWLLGHGGYWLFWLMWRFTQLHPATLMAGVASYTPRWWALWRNPTAWRLCRESYPWYRHQPLRNLAALLRFLETCDVRPLVPALDIPMLVITGGADPVVPPAQARWLAEHAPNARLAVFPGAGHLPHVEDLAGCVALITPWLAEAA; this is translated from the coding sequence ATGGCGGAGCTGCGCCAGCCCTGGCCTATAATAGCCCACGAAAACGCGAGGCTGGCCTCATATACAGGCCGCCGAGAGCAAGAGAAGGCCCGAATGCCAAGCACCACCTACGCCGGCCACACCATCACATGGGCCGAGCACAGCCAGGGCGCGCAGACGATCATCCTCATCCACGGCTACTCCGACTCGCAGCTGGGCTGGGGCGCGATGCTCGACCAGCTCGACCAGCTCGGGCGCTGCGTCACGCTCGACCTGCCCGGCCACGGCAGGGCCACCGCGCCGCAGGGCTACCGCACGCTCGCCCAGGCCGACATGCTGGCCATGATGGGCCAGGCCGTGGCCCAGATCGCCGACGGCACACCGATCACGCTGGTGGGGCACTCTACCGGCGGGCTGGTGGCGCTGGGCGTGGCCGCCACCCAGCGGCAGCTACCGATCGCCCGCCTGGTGCTAATCGACAGTGTGGTGTGGGGGCCGCTCACCGGGCTGCTGGGCGCGGCCCAGTGGCTGCTGGGGCACGGCGGCTACTGGTTGTTCTGGCTGATGTGGCGCTTCACCCAGCTGCACCCGGCCACGCTGATGGCGGGCGTGGCCAGCTATACCCCGCGCTGGTGGGCGCTGTGGCGCAACCCCACCGCGTGGCGGCTCTGCCGCGAGAGCTACCCATGGTACCGCCACCAGCCGCTGCGCAACCTGGCCGCGCTGCTGCGCTTCCTGGAGACATGCGATGTCCGCCCGCTTGTCCCCGCGCTCGACATCCCCATGCTGGTGATCACCGGCGGGGCCGACCCGGTGGTGCCGCCGGCGCAGGCCCGCTGGCTGGCCGAGCACGCTCCGAACGCGCGGCTGGCCGTCTTCCCTGGCGCGGGCCACCTGCCGCACGTCGAGGATCTGGCCGGATGCGTCGCACTGATCACGCCCTGGCTGGCGGAAGCGGCCTAG
- a CDS encoding glycosyltransferase family 4 protein yields the protein MHIVLNGMFWPEPNTGSGQYLHGLLQTLPQMAPQHRYTVVVPRYRASGPLPQGGAVALVEAPTPLDGVARQLAKLWFEQVAFPRTAARLRADALFVPYAAAPLLAPAPVATTVHDIIWQLLPEYRGKRLFRLYARLVVAATRRAARIFADSEHTRGDIIAHLGIAPTRVSTVLLAAGPQYRPLDVAEARAEVARRYGLEGPFVYYVGGLDARKNVPTLLRAWAALARRGGLGGAALAVAGRALSGDRLLFPDIDGLIAELGLGQSVRRLDVPREDGPLLYSAATAFAFPSRYEGFGLGPLEAMACGAPVVCSSASSLPEVAGDAALLVGPDDVEGWADAIGRLLAEPGLRQQLRERGFARAAQFSYQRAAREIVSQIETLRGTN from the coding sequence ATGCACATCGTACTCAACGGCATGTTCTGGCCCGAGCCAAACACCGGCAGCGGCCAATATCTGCACGGCCTGCTCCAAACCCTGCCCCAGATGGCCCCGCAGCACCGCTACACCGTGGTGGTGCCGCGCTACCGCGCCTCGGGGCCGCTGCCCCAGGGCGGCGCGGTGGCGCTGGTCGAAGCCCCGACCCCGCTGGATGGCGTGGCTCGCCAGCTCGCTAAGCTGTGGTTCGAGCAGGTCGCCTTCCCCCGCACCGCCGCCCGGCTGCGCGCCGACGCCCTGTTTGTGCCCTACGCCGCCGCGCCGCTGCTGGCCCCCGCGCCGGTGGCCACCACCGTGCACGACATTATCTGGCAGCTGCTGCCCGAGTATCGCGGCAAGCGGCTGTTTCGGCTGTACGCCCGGCTGGTGGTGGCCGCCACGCGCCGCGCCGCGCGGATCTTCGCCGACTCCGAGCACACGCGGGGCGACATCATCGCCCACCTGGGCATCGCGCCGACGCGGGTGAGCACTGTGCTGCTGGCCGCCGGGCCGCAGTACCGCCCGCTGGATGTGGCCGAGGCGCGTGCCGAGGTGGCGCGTCGCTACGGGCTGGAGGGGCCGTTCGTGTACTACGTGGGCGGGCTGGACGCCCGCAAGAACGTGCCCACGCTGCTGCGGGCCTGGGCCGCGCTGGCCCGGCGCGGCGGGCTGGGCGGCGCGGCGCTGGCCGTGGCCGGGCGCGCGCTCTCGGGCGATAGGCTGCTGTTCCCCGACATCGACGGGCTGATCGCCGAGCTGGGCCTGGGCCAGAGCGTGCGGCGGCTGGATGTGCCCCGCGAGGATGGCCCGCTGCTCTACAGCGCCGCCACCGCCTTCGCCTTCCCCTCGCGCTACGAGGGCTTCGGCCTGGGGCCGCTGGAGGCCATGGCCTGCGGCGCGCCGGTGGTGTGCTCCAGCGCCAGCAGCCTGCCCGAGGTGGCTGGCGACGCCGCGCTGCTGGTGGGGCCGGATGATGTGGAAGGATGGGCCGATGCGATCGGGCGGCTGCTGGCCGAGCCGGGCCTGCGCCAGCAGCTGCGCGAGCGTGGCTTCGCCCGCGCAGCCCAGTTCAGCTACCAGCGCGCCGCCCGCGAGATCGTGAGCCAGATCGAGACCCTGCGAGGAACCAACTGA
- a CDS encoding antibiotic biosynthesis monooxygenase, which translates to MITVANRIFVHPDHAEAFEERFRTRAGMVDTMPGFIQNQVLRPLAEGDPYVVLTYWQSRADFEAWTSSDAFRQGHARSGSLPREAFTAPNKLEIHEVIE; encoded by the coding sequence ATGATCACGGTCGCCAACCGTATCTTTGTCCACCCCGACCACGCCGAAGCCTTCGAGGAGCGCTTCCGCACCCGGGCGGGCATGGTCGACACCATGCCGGGCTTCATCCAGAACCAGGTGCTGCGCCCGCTGGCCGAGGGCGACCCCTACGTGGTGCTGACCTACTGGCAGTCGCGGGCCGACTTCGAGGCCTGGACCAGCTCGGATGCCTTCCGCCAGGGCCACGCGCGCTCCGGCTCGCTGCCGCGCGAGGCCTTCACCGCGCCCAACAAGCTGGAGATCCACGAGGTCATTGAGTAG